From a region of the Streptomyces tirandamycinicus genome:
- a CDS encoding cytochrome P450, whose product MSLDSIPRAKGRVPGLGHVPRLLLNPLGVLRALHGEGPVLRLDIGTMPVVVVTTPDAITEILVKKGKSFRKGRLFDRLRPLVGNGIGNSEGATHIRNRRLIQPMFYKERLEGYASVMADRSRMLADSWHDGQSIDAAQAAGSFTIETLAATIFSADIGRPAVESVREDLPIILRTMLHRALAPKALDGLPIWRSFDRSVTRMRAVIEEVIATTRTSNPESRSDLLSLLLSARDDTGVGMTDEEVRDELATMLFAGSETTASTLAWAMYHIGQRPDVEEEILTEISKTVGSRPVTFADVRSLPAITRVLDEVIRLHGVTTLMRRSVEPVVIGGYGIPVGTEVLFSPYAMHRDPELYPDPDRFDPDRWLPEHMAVRPRHHVVPFGAGSRKCIGDKFAWLEATIFLATILPRWKFRSVPGSKPPAEAVASMAYPIRVPMVVHRRETG is encoded by the coding sequence GTGTCACTGGACTCCATACCGCGCGCGAAGGGCCGTGTTCCCGGACTCGGGCATGTCCCGCGCCTGCTGCTCAACCCACTGGGAGTCCTCAGAGCCCTCCACGGCGAAGGGCCCGTGCTCCGCCTCGACATCGGCACCATGCCGGTGGTCGTGGTCACCACCCCCGACGCGATCACCGAGATCCTGGTCAAGAAGGGCAAGTCCTTCAGGAAAGGTCGGCTCTTCGACCGCCTGAGGCCACTGGTCGGCAACGGAATCGGGAACAGCGAAGGCGCGACACATATCCGCAACCGGCGCCTCATCCAGCCGATGTTCTACAAAGAGCGCCTTGAGGGCTACGCAAGCGTCATGGCCGACCGCTCGCGGATGCTCGCGGATTCCTGGCACGACGGCCAGTCGATTGATGCCGCCCAAGCCGCGGGAAGCTTCACCATCGAGACCCTTGCCGCGACCATTTTCAGCGCCGACATCGGTCGGCCTGCGGTCGAGTCGGTCCGGGAAGACCTCCCGATCATCCTCCGCACCATGCTCCACCGGGCCCTCGCCCCCAAAGCTCTGGACGGCTTGCCGATCTGGCGGTCGTTCGACCGCTCCGTAACCCGTATGCGCGCCGTGATCGAGGAGGTCATCGCCACCACCCGCACCTCCAACCCCGAAAGCCGTTCCGACTTGCTGTCCCTGTTGCTGTCAGCACGGGACGACACGGGAGTCGGCATGACCGACGAAGAAGTTCGAGACGAGCTCGCCACCATGCTCTTCGCCGGCAGTGAGACCACCGCCTCCACACTCGCTTGGGCCATGTACCACATCGGCCAACGTCCCGATGTCGAAGAAGAAATCCTCACGGAGATCAGCAAGACTGTCGGTTCCCGACCTGTCACCTTCGCTGATGTACGGAGCCTGCCCGCCATCACACGCGTCCTGGACGAAGTGATCCGGCTTCACGGTGTGACGACGCTCATGCGACGCTCAGTGGAGCCCGTCGTCATCGGTGGCTACGGAATTCCTGTGGGAACTGAGGTTCTTTTCAGTCCCTATGCGATGCATCGGGACCCGGAGCTGTACCCGGATCCCGACCGCTTCGACCCTGATCGCTGGCTACCGGAGCACATGGCGGTGCGTCCTCGGCATCACGTCGTTCCCTTTGGCGCGGGTAGCCGGAAGTGCATCGGCGACAAGTTCGCCTGGCTCGAAGCGACCATCTTTCTGGCTACCATCCTGCCGCGTTGGAAGTTTCGCTCTGTCCCGGGCAGTAAGCCGCCGGCGGAGGCAGTCGCTTCCATGGCGTACCCCATTCGTGTGCCGATGGTGGTGCACCGTCGAGAGACCGGCTGA
- a CDS encoding cytochrome P450, translating to MNTPHPIPVDGLVPPPGCPAHGMAQSGLVRLPEITDPARTYEGLRRQYGPVAPVLLHGDIPAWMVLGYRENLEVMRTPKLFSRDSRRWNAFIENRVPAESPLMPMVGWQPLCVFADGAEHARLRGAIVDGLSQFNRRGMRKYVTHYTRQLVAGFAADGTADLVRNYAEPLPMLVVSRLLGMTPDKGPLLVEPTLDLVRGSETAAASNAVVTQVLQELVAYKRTAPGDDLASRLILHSSRLTDTEVIEHLRLTLVAAHQGTVNLIAHTLRLILTDRRFRGNLSGGHMTLPDALEQVMWDNPSIATIPGRWATSDTTIGGQHVRKGDLLMLCIAAANVDPEQRPDLGVPMHGNRSHLALSAGPHECPGGDIGRAIADTGIDELTSILPDMALAVPETEIGITSNWLTTRPDALPVRFTPPRSLGDLHPVNGAPPAAQPLPAAAAQGPLPARPPGAVAARRRSWWRSLLSR from the coding sequence GTGAACACCCCACACCCGATACCCGTCGACGGGCTCGTGCCGCCGCCGGGGTGCCCCGCCCACGGCATGGCCCAGAGCGGGCTTGTGCGGCTCCCGGAGATCACGGATCCGGCCAGGACGTACGAGGGGCTTCGCCGGCAGTACGGTCCGGTCGCCCCGGTTCTGTTGCACGGGGACATCCCGGCATGGATGGTTCTCGGCTACCGGGAGAACCTCGAGGTCATGCGCACGCCCAAGCTGTTCAGCCGGGACTCACGGCGCTGGAACGCCTTCATCGAGAACCGGGTGCCCGCGGAATCCCCCCTGATGCCGATGGTGGGCTGGCAGCCGCTGTGCGTCTTCGCCGACGGTGCGGAGCATGCCCGACTGCGCGGCGCGATCGTGGACGGCCTCTCCCAGTTCAACCGTCGCGGCATGCGCAAGTACGTCACTCACTACACCCGGCAGCTCGTCGCCGGCTTCGCGGCGGACGGCACGGCGGACCTTGTGCGCAACTACGCCGAGCCGCTCCCCATGTTGGTCGTGAGCCGCCTTCTCGGCATGACTCCGGACAAGGGCCCCCTTCTGGTCGAGCCGACGCTGGACCTCGTGCGCGGAAGCGAGACGGCGGCGGCCAGCAACGCCGTCGTCACCCAGGTGCTCCAGGAGCTGGTCGCCTACAAGAGGACGGCACCCGGCGACGACCTGGCATCGCGGCTCATCCTCCATTCATCGCGGCTGACCGATACCGAGGTCATCGAGCATCTCCGCCTGACCCTGGTGGCGGCACACCAGGGCACTGTCAACCTGATCGCCCACACGCTGCGCCTGATCCTGACCGACCGCCGATTCCGGGGGAACCTGTCCGGCGGGCACATGACACTGCCCGACGCACTTGAGCAGGTCATGTGGGACAACCCCAGCATCGCCACCATTCCCGGCCGGTGGGCGACGTCCGACACGACCATCGGTGGTCAGCACGTCAGGAAGGGCGATCTGCTGATGCTGTGCATCGCGGCGGCCAACGTGGATCCCGAGCAGCGCCCCGACCTGGGCGTGCCGATGCACGGAAACCGCTCGCATCTCGCTCTGAGCGCAGGTCCCCATGAGTGCCCCGGCGGCGACATCGGCCGCGCCATCGCCGACACGGGTATCGACGAGCTCACGTCGATCCTGCCGGACATGGCCCTGGCCGTCCCGGAGACCGAGATCGGCATCACCTCCAACTGGCTCACCACCCGGCCGGATGCCCTGCCGGTCCGGTTCACCCCGCCGCGCTCGCTGGGAGACCTGCACCCGGTGAACGGTGCCCCTCCTGCGGCCCAGCCGCTGCCGGCCGCTGCCGCGCAGGGACCGCTGCCCGCTCGGCCTCCTGGGGCGGTGGCTGCCCGGCGGCGGTCGTGGTGGCGGTCGCTGCTGTCCCGGTGA
- a CDS encoding bifunctional DNA primase/polymerase, translating into MHPLAPGRKTPAANCDDCRRPGHSAAGCPCLAAGRWCHGFHAATLDQRRISRWWAANPLFGVGVACGPAGLVVIDIDAHPAEPPGRDRILPGIPISESVDLTGLSTGFHTIAVLAALRGVPSPADDEGTLRVRTPSGGLHVWYRAGDNRRWQCSSGSSRGRALAWQVDVRAHGGYIVAPGTTTSAGTYLPVGEVRQPAVLPTWLAQELERTGHIPGPHIPAPRSVPPRAQQAVLAAGGGRGTGTQVLAAVLAPVQACGQVAEGAGFTDALNRAAYTLGGLVAAGRLVQEDAERALVETAHAARPGQERRAEQIIRSGMAAGLKRPLHPGSCR; encoded by the coding sequence GTGCATCCCCTCGCTCCCGGCCGCAAGACCCCTGCCGCGAACTGTGACGACTGCCGACGACCCGGCCACTCCGCCGCGGGCTGTCCGTGCCTGGCCGCCGGCCGCTGGTGCCACGGCTTCCACGCGGCCACCCTCGACCAGCGACGTATCAGCCGGTGGTGGGCGGCGAACCCGCTGTTCGGAGTCGGCGTCGCCTGCGGCCCCGCGGGGCTGGTCGTCATCGACATCGACGCTCATCCTGCCGAGCCACCAGGCCGGGACCGCATTCTCCCCGGTATTCCCATCTCCGAGAGCGTGGACCTCACGGGTCTCTCCACCGGGTTCCACACCATCGCCGTCCTGGCGGCCCTGAGGGGAGTTCCCAGCCCGGCGGACGACGAGGGCACACTGCGTGTCAGGACCCCCTCCGGTGGGCTTCATGTCTGGTACAGAGCCGGCGACAACCGGCGCTGGCAGTGTTCCAGCGGATCCAGCCGGGGCCGCGCCCTCGCCTGGCAGGTCGACGTCCGGGCTCACGGGGGCTACATCGTGGCACCGGGCACGACGACCAGCGCGGGAACGTACCTGCCCGTCGGCGAAGTCCGCCAGCCGGCAGTGCTTCCCACCTGGCTTGCGCAGGAGCTCGAGCGCACGGGGCACATCCCCGGGCCCCACATTCCCGCCCCGCGCTCGGTGCCGCCCCGGGCCCAGCAAGCCGTCCTGGCGGCAGGCGGCGGCCGGGGTACGGGCACCCAGGTGCTCGCCGCCGTCCTGGCCCCCGTTCAGGCGTGTGGCCAGGTCGCCGAGGGAGCGGGTTTCACGGACGCCCTCAACCGGGCCGCCTATACGCTCGGCGGGCTCGTCGCAGCGGGCCGTCTGGTGCAGGAGGATGCCGAACGCGCCCTGGTCGAGACCGCGCACGCGGCGCGTCCGGGTCAGGAGCGCCGTGCCGAGCAGATCATCCGCAGTGGTATGGCCGCCGGCCTCAAGCGCCCCTTGCATCCAGGGAGCTGCCGATGA
- a CDS encoding DNA primase family protein — translation MTSPGNDDVLFDFDPAAVAAQIRTQGTLPVPAQGGATSVAGGGATQYGLLPDTLTDRGNAKLFVKLYANDYRHVPGIGWYRWDTTRWQMDEDDTVVWAAGDLAENIAGSDPRGLFTTQALQQHRRRALSTAGVNAMLTQAKAAPGMVLNAALLDADPYALCTPEGIVDLRTGLVKAPDPNKDFHSRSTTVGPQQGPTPRWDRFLTDTFGDDTEGREMIGFLQLLLGYSVTGDVGGQVLPFLFGAGKNGKSVLLDVLMKLLGDYADAAPPGFLMARPYEGHPTDLAELHGRRVIVCSEVKHGDKFDEARVKLLTGGDRIKARRMRQDFFSFQPTHKLWLLGNHRPEVGTGGFAFWRRMRLIPFERVVSDDRKIDNLADILVTEEGPGILGWLIDGARRYVGGEKDLTGPERVRIATTAYAETEDHTGRFFEECCVIGSELRAEQTGLYAAYRTWCQNEGAPIMSSRAFAARARELVGLASPKEMILSNQRKYYPGIGVLTDEERQASA, via the coding sequence ATGACCTCTCCCGGCAACGACGATGTCCTGTTCGACTTCGATCCCGCCGCCGTTGCTGCCCAGATCCGTACTCAGGGAACACTTCCCGTCCCGGCTCAGGGTGGTGCGACGTCCGTGGCCGGCGGAGGGGCCACCCAGTACGGTCTGCTGCCCGACACCCTGACGGACCGCGGGAACGCGAAGCTGTTCGTCAAGCTGTACGCCAACGACTACCGCCATGTCCCCGGCATCGGGTGGTACCGGTGGGACACCACTCGATGGCAGATGGACGAGGACGACACCGTCGTATGGGCGGCCGGCGACCTCGCGGAGAACATCGCAGGCAGCGACCCGCGAGGGTTGTTCACCACGCAGGCCCTGCAGCAGCACCGCCGGCGGGCCCTGTCCACCGCCGGTGTGAACGCGATGCTCACCCAGGCCAAGGCTGCCCCCGGCATGGTGCTCAACGCCGCCCTGCTGGACGCCGATCCGTACGCCCTGTGCACCCCGGAAGGCATCGTCGACCTCCGCACGGGCCTGGTGAAGGCCCCTGACCCGAACAAGGACTTCCACTCGCGCTCCACCACCGTGGGCCCTCAGCAAGGGCCCACGCCCCGCTGGGACCGATTCCTCACCGACACCTTCGGGGACGACACCGAGGGCAGGGAGATGATCGGCTTCCTGCAGCTGCTCCTGGGCTACTCGGTCACCGGAGACGTCGGCGGTCAGGTCCTGCCCTTCCTGTTCGGCGCGGGCAAGAACGGCAAGAGCGTGCTGCTCGACGTGCTGATGAAGCTGCTCGGAGACTACGCGGACGCGGCCCCGCCCGGTTTCCTCATGGCCCGCCCCTACGAGGGCCATCCGACGGACCTGGCCGAACTCCACGGCCGACGGGTGATCGTCTGCTCGGAGGTCAAGCACGGCGACAAGTTCGACGAGGCGCGGGTCAAGCTCCTCACCGGCGGCGACCGCATCAAGGCCCGCCGTATGAGGCAGGACTTCTTCAGTTTCCAGCCCACCCACAAGCTGTGGCTGCTCGGCAACCACCGGCCCGAGGTGGGCACCGGGGGCTTCGCCTTCTGGCGCCGCATGCGGTTGATCCCGTTCGAGCGAGTCGTCTCCGACGACCGCAAGATCGACAACCTGGCGGACATCCTCGTCACGGAGGAAGGGCCCGGCATCCTGGGCTGGCTCATCGACGGGGCCCGCCGCTACGTCGGCGGGGAGAAGGACCTGACGGGCCCCGAGCGGGTGCGTATCGCGACGACCGCCTATGCGGAGACCGAGGACCACACGGGCCGCTTCTTCGAAGAGTGCTGTGTCATCGGCAGCGAGCTGCGAGCAGAACAGACCGGCCTGTACGCCGCGTACAGGACATGGTGCCAGAACGAAGGAGCACCCATCATGTCCTCACGGGCGTTCGCCGCTCGCGCACGGGAACTGGTCGGGCTCGCCTCCCCCAAGGAAATGATCCTGTCGAACCAGCGCAAGTACTACCCCGGCATCGGAGTGCTCACTGACGAGGAGAGGCAAGCCAGCGCATGA